A genomic window from Diospyros lotus cultivar Yz01 chromosome 2, ASM1463336v1, whole genome shotgun sequence includes:
- the LOC127794507 gene encoding kinase-interacting family protein, translating to MCTEEKMNTQSQGAAEAGGGVPAVESSNQSCRPCSKSRSRSRSRSTSTPSFSLSKPSWLRSTIADLDDKMKALALNNNVNNNTTSKEEYDKTSGDSFAERAEAYYQTRPQLLALLQDLYNGYLSLADRYSQTLAKHHRRQHSSPITPVRFEDFSDQEEDNNGQLVDSDAESSLSYQQPPMLQNPTTLDADALVADLVIKMVDYDILADELGVSERHGAESSKKIELQKSLLEVLESERVILLNENARLGYRVVALAEENKGLVGEALFMKRKAGELARCVLKMREDHRVGMLSRKIEDLQGQIYSLERRNKEYHQQLREQEITASGKSKSSRKKISTSKGGGEEVTLEDCFQVVDEEETSSSSSSSGAAAAAARTSRSKRGYNHGYGGGDRKGGVSKWWSRVKNFDMFLCGPHPNFSFC from the exons CAGCAGAGGCAGGAGGAGGCGTCCCTGCTGTTGAGTCATCTAATCAATCATGTCGTCCCTGTAGCAAAAGCCGAAGCCGAAGCCGAAGTCGAAGCACAAGCACCCCCAGCTTCAGCTTGTCCAAGCCATCCTGGCTCCGCTCTACCATTGCCG ATTTGGATGACAAGATGAAAGCGCTGGCTTTGAACAACAATGTTAATAATAATACCACCTCCAAGGAAGAATACGACAAGACCAGTGGTGACAGCTTCGCGGAACGCGCCGAAGCTTACTACCAGACGCGCCCGCAGCTGCTGGCCCTTCTTCAAGACCTGTACAATGGCTATCTATCTTTGGCCGATCGTTACAGCCAAACCCTGGCCAAGCACCACCGCCGGCAACACTCTTCCCCGATTACACCCGTCCGTTTCGAGGATTTTTCCGACCAAGAAGAAGACAACAACGGCCAGCTCGTGGATTCCGACGCCGAGAGCTCTCTCTCTTACCAACAACCCCCAATGCTCCAAAATCCCACCACCCTGGACGCTGATGCTCTGGTTGCCGACCTCGTGATCAAGATGGTCGACTACGACATCCTCGCGGACGAGCTCGGCGTGTCGGAGCGTCACGGCGCTGAATCTTCGAAGAAGATAGAGCTGCAGAAGAGCTTGCTGGAGGTGTTGGAGTCCGAGAGG GTGATATTGCTGAATGAGAACGCGAGGCTGGGGTACAGGGTGGTGGCGCTGGCGGAGGAGAACAAGGGGCTGGTGGGGGAAGCGCTGTTCATGAAGAGAAAGGCCGGGGAGCTGGCAAGGTGCGTGTTGAAGATGAGGGAGGATCATCGAGTGGGCATGCTGAGCCGGAAGATTGAGGATCTTCAGGGGCAGATTTACAGCCTGGAGAGGAGGAACAAGGAGTATCACCAGCAGCTCCGGGAGCAAGAAATAACGGCCAGCGGGAAAAGCAAGAGCAGCAGGAAGAAGATCAGTACTAGTAAGGGCGGCGGGGAAGAGGTGACATTGGAGGATTGCTTTCAAGTAGtagatgaagaagaaactagtagtagtagtagcagTAGtggtgctgctgctgctgctgcgaGAACTAGTCGTAGTAAGAGGGGCTACAATCATGGATACGGCGGCGGAGATCGGAAAGGAGGAGTGTCCAAGTGGTGGAGCAGGGTGAAGAACTTTGACATGTTTCTGTGCGGGCCTCATCCCAACTTTAGCTTTTGCTGA